A genomic stretch from Polaromonas hydrogenivorans includes:
- the bioA gene encoding adenosylmethionine--8-amino-7-oxononanoate transaminase — translation MKWFQAPTVHQDLASRSVRAIWHPCTQMQRAMAVPPLAIVRGEGAWLFDDAGRRYFDTSSSWWVNLFGHADARINAALKDQLDTLPHVMLAGCTHAPAVELAERLSALTGGVLGHCFFASDGASAVEIALKMSFHHWRNRGRSTKREFVCLRQGYHGETLGALAVTDVAVFRDAYDPLLMRSHQVMSPDARQALPGESAADVAQRAAAELQALFSGRHEHIAALILEPLVQGATGMAMHDPAYLRAARALCDQYEVTLIADEIAVGCGRTGSFFAFEQAALPGQPRIWPDLVCLSKGISGGYLPLSLVLSRDSIYEAFLDDDVARGFLHSHSYTGNALACRAALAVLDRFEHDGVLQRNRAQAALLTAALAPLHTDARIEHFRQIGMIWAFDVREPFAGFRFAERFHLAGRARELLIRPIGRTVYLMPPYLLDEGLCTWLAGRVLATLDDVLNQRLDDADRLPEPPTA, via the coding sequence ATGAAGTGGTTTCAAGCGCCGACAGTACACCAAGACCTGGCCAGCCGAAGCGTCAGGGCCATCTGGCACCCGTGCACGCAGATGCAGCGCGCCATGGCCGTGCCGCCGCTGGCCATCGTGCGCGGCGAAGGCGCCTGGCTGTTCGACGACGCCGGCCGGCGCTACTTCGACACCAGCAGCTCCTGGTGGGTCAACCTGTTCGGCCATGCCGATGCGCGCATCAACGCCGCGCTGAAGGACCAGCTCGACACCCTGCCGCATGTGATGCTGGCCGGCTGCACGCACGCGCCTGCGGTCGAGCTGGCCGAGCGCCTGTCGGCGCTGACCGGCGGCGTGCTGGGCCACTGCTTTTTCGCCAGCGACGGCGCCTCGGCGGTCGAGATCGCGTTGAAGATGAGCTTTCACCACTGGCGCAACCGGGGCCGCAGCACCAAGCGCGAGTTCGTCTGCCTGCGCCAGGGCTACCACGGCGAGACGCTGGGCGCGCTGGCCGTCACCGATGTGGCGGTGTTTCGCGATGCCTATGACCCGCTGCTGATGCGCTCGCACCAGGTGATGTCGCCCGACGCGCGCCAGGCGCTGCCGGGCGAGAGCGCCGCCGATGTCGCGCAGCGCGCCGCCGCCGAACTGCAGGCTTTGTTTTCCGGGCGCCACGAACACATCGCCGCCCTGATCCTGGAGCCGCTGGTGCAGGGCGCCACCGGCATGGCGATGCACGACCCCGCCTACCTGCGCGCCGCGCGCGCGCTGTGCGACCAATACGAAGTGACCTTGATCGCCGACGAGATTGCCGTGGGCTGCGGGCGCACCGGCAGCTTTTTCGCCTTCGAGCAGGCCGCGCTGCCGGGCCAGCCCCGCATCTGGCCCGACCTGGTGTGCCTGTCCAAGGGCATCAGCGGCGGCTACCTGCCGCTCTCCCTGGTGCTGTCGCGGGACAGCATTTACGAGGCCTTCCTGGACGACGACGTGGCGCGCGGTTTTTTGCATTCGCACTCCTACACCGGCAACGCGCTGGCCTGCCGCGCGGCGCTGGCCGTGCTCGACCGCTTCGAGCACGACGGCGTATTGCAGCGCAACCGGGCGCAGGCCGCGCTATTGACCGCCGCGCTGGCGCCGCTGCACACCGATGCGCGCATCGAACACTTCCGCCAGATCGGCATGATCTGGGCCTTCGACGTGCGCGAGCCCTTCGCCGGTTTTCGTTTTGCCGAACGCTTTCACCTCGCCGGCCGGGCGCGCGAGCTCTTGATCCGGCCCATCGGTCGCACCGTGTACCTGATGCCGCCCTACCTGCTGGACGAGGGCTTGTGCACCTGGCTGGCCGGACGCGTGCTGGCAACCCTTGACGACGTTCTCAACCAGAGGCTTGATGATGCTGATCGACTACCTGAACCACCAACTGCGTGA
- the can gene encoding carbonate dehydratase, whose protein sequence is MTVESLLARNRAWSSRMCCGDADFFQRLARQQKPAYLWIGCSDSRVPSNQILDLAPGEVFTHRNIANVVASSDLNCLSVIQFAVDILKVRHIMVVGHYGCSGIRAAVEGLRLGLVDNWLGHVGAVHAKHQSTLMALPAADRVDRLCEFNVAEQFHNVCQTHTVRDAWARGQPLSVHGWVYGLQDGLLSELGLTASNSHAADGAYQDALEDMAAPQFKARQPLAGDERFEDI, encoded by the coding sequence GTGACCGTTGAGTCCTTGCTGGCCCGAAACCGGGCTTGGTCGAGCCGCATGTGCTGCGGCGATGCCGATTTCTTTCAGCGCCTGGCGCGCCAGCAAAAACCGGCGTACCTCTGGATCGGCTGCTCGGACAGCCGGGTGCCCTCCAATCAGATTCTCGATCTGGCCCCGGGCGAGGTGTTCACCCACCGAAACATTGCCAATGTGGTGGCCAGTAGCGACCTGAACTGCCTGTCGGTGATCCAGTTCGCGGTGGACATTTTGAAGGTGCGCCACATCATGGTGGTCGGCCACTACGGTTGCAGCGGCATCCGCGCAGCTGTCGAGGGACTGCGCCTGGGCCTTGTCGACAACTGGCTGGGGCACGTCGGTGCCGTTCATGCCAAACACCAGAGCACGCTTATGGCACTGCCAGCGGCCGATCGGGTCGACAGGTTGTGCGAGTTCAACGTGGCCGAGCAATTTCACAACGTGTGCCAGACGCACACCGTGCGCGATGCCTGGGCGCGGGGCCAGCCCTTGTCGGTGCATGGATGGGTCTATGGTCTGCAGGATGGCCTGCTGTCCGAGCTTGGACTCACCGCTTCAAACTCCCATGCTGCGGACGGTGCGTATCAGGATGCGCTTGAGGACATGGCGGCCCCCCAGTTCAAGGCCCGGCAGCCTTTGGCGGGCGATGAGCGCTTTGAGGACATTTGA
- a CDS encoding ABC transporter ATP-binding protein — protein sequence MLEVNGLSASYGKHRALDNVNIRVDAGELVVMLGANGAGKSSLLRALGGMLRPHPGASVRLAQQELLTMPPHRLVEAGLALVPEGRGVFVDLTVRENLRLGALTPRARSSEILNYERVLDLFPRLSERLDQRVGTMSGGEQQMVAVGRAIMSAPQILLLDEPSLGLSPLMCHELFRAIERIRELGVGVLLVEQNANLSLRIADRGYLLETGRVVGQGTAKELREDPAVQRAYLGAH from the coding sequence ATGCTTGAGGTGAATGGACTGTCGGCCAGCTACGGAAAACACCGCGCCCTCGACAACGTGAACATCCGTGTCGACGCTGGAGAACTGGTGGTCATGCTCGGCGCCAACGGCGCCGGCAAGTCGTCATTGCTGCGTGCGCTGGGCGGTATGCTGCGGCCGCATCCGGGTGCAAGCGTCAGGCTGGCTCAGCAGGAGCTGCTGACCATGCCTCCACACCGGTTGGTGGAAGCCGGACTGGCCCTGGTGCCTGAAGGTCGTGGCGTTTTTGTCGACCTGACCGTGCGTGAAAATCTTCGCCTTGGCGCTCTGACACCCCGGGCACGTAGCAGCGAGATACTAAATTACGAGCGTGTGCTGGACTTGTTCCCGCGGCTTAGCGAGCGTCTTGATCAGCGCGTGGGAACGATGAGCGGCGGCGAACAGCAGATGGTCGCGGTGGGTCGGGCGATCATGTCCGCGCCACAGATCCTGCTCCTTGACGAACCGTCGCTCGGCCTGTCGCCGCTGATGTGCCACGAGCTGTTCCGTGCCATCGAACGAATACGTGAACTTGGCGTCGGCGTGCTGCTGGTCGAGCAAAATGCCAACCTCAGCTTGCGCATCGCTGACCGGGGGTATTTGCTGGAAACCGGGCGGGTGGTGGGTCAAGGGACGGCCAAGGAACTTCGAGAAGATCCCGCCGTGCAGCGCGCCTACCTTGGCGCGCACTGA
- a CDS encoding amidohydrolase family protein, translating into MNTTELIAIDIHTHAEVSCRNPFDNYGEEYDRAADKYFGSNLRPTIDETVAYYRERKIGLVMFTVDSEAQLGRRRIPNEEIAEAAQKNADMMVCFASIDPHKGKMGAREARRLIEEHGVKGFKFHPTVQGFLPYDKMAWPIYEVIAEHKLPAIFHSGHSGIGSGMRCGGGLRLQNSNPMLLEDVAIDFPDIQIVIAHPSWPWQDEALSLALHKPNIWIDLSGWSPKYFPPQLVKYANTLLKDRMLFGSDYPLITPERWMKDFADAGFKPEVHQPILKTNAMRLLKLGTSETPLAQEPVA; encoded by the coding sequence ATGAACACAACAGAACTGATCGCCATCGACATTCATACGCACGCCGAGGTGTCGTGCCGGAACCCTTTTGATAACTATGGCGAGGAGTACGACCGCGCCGCCGACAAGTACTTCGGCTCAAATCTACGCCCCACCATCGACGAAACGGTCGCCTATTATCGGGAAAGGAAGATCGGCCTGGTGATGTTCACCGTCGATTCGGAAGCGCAACTCGGTCGCCGCCGCATTCCGAACGAGGAGATTGCCGAAGCTGCGCAGAAGAATGCCGACATGATGGTCTGCTTCGCTTCAATTGACCCCCATAAAGGAAAAATGGGTGCCCGCGAGGCACGTCGCCTGATCGAGGAACATGGCGTCAAGGGCTTTAAATTCCACCCTACCGTACAGGGATTCCTGCCTTACGACAAGATGGCCTGGCCGATCTACGAGGTAATTGCCGAGCATAAGCTGCCGGCTATCTTTCACAGTGGCCACTCGGGTATCGGATCGGGTATGCGCTGCGGCGGGGGCTTGCGTCTGCAAAACTCCAATCCCATGCTGCTTGAAGACGTGGCGATTGACTTTCCAGACATCCAAATTGTGATTGCGCATCCGAGTTGGCCCTGGCAGGATGAAGCGCTTTCGCTGGCACTGCACAAGCCCAATATCTGGATAGACCTGTCAGGCTGGAGCCCGAAGTACTTTCCACCGCAACTGGTCAAATATGCGAACACACTGCTTAAGGATCGTATGTTGTTCGGTAGCGACTACCCGCTGATCACCCCGGAGCGCTGGATGAAGGATTTCGCCGATGCCGGCTTCAAACCAGAGGTGCATCAGCCAATCTTGAAAACCAATGCAATGCGACTGCTCAAGCTGGGTACGAGCGAAACGCCGCTCGCACAGGAACCCGTCGCATGA